From a region of the Streptomyces sp. B21-083 genome:
- a CDS encoding alpha,alpha-trehalose-phosphate synthase (UDP-forming): MASTQGVQGTQGSYRVLVASNRGPVTYEVREDGSLQARRGGGGLVSGLSAIGPDADALWVCSALGDGDREAVRRGEAEPGVRMLAIPADVHEDAYNGIANSVLWFVNHMLYQTPLEPVFDAEFRRRWASYEAYNRAFAQALAAEAAEGASVVVQDYHLCLVPGMLRELRPDLRIGHFSHTPWAPADYFRMLPYDISAQLLRGMLGADRLGFLTRRWADAFTACCTDLVGGVGDTRIGVHGLGADADFLRRRAHEPDVEERMAALREEIGGDGHRKTIVRVDRTELSKNIVRGLLAYRQLLEDRPEWRERVTHVAFAYPSRQDLAVYRDYTAEVQRVADDINSAYGTPTWTPVVLHVKDDFARSLAAYRLADVALVNPIRDGMNLVAKEIPVVSDEGCALVLSREAGAYEELGEDAIVVNPYDVTQTARALEEALTMSAGERAERTKRLAAAATALPPAQWFLDQLNALSD; encoded by the coding sequence ATGGCTTCGACGCAAGGTGTGCAGGGTACGCAGGGCTCTTACCGGGTTCTGGTCGCTTCCAACCGTGGCCCGGTCACGTACGAGGTCCGTGAGGACGGCTCGCTGCAGGCCCGGCGCGGCGGCGGCGGGCTGGTCTCCGGGCTGTCGGCGATCGGGCCTGACGCGGACGCCCTGTGGGTCTGCTCCGCCCTCGGCGACGGCGACCGCGAGGCCGTCCGGCGCGGGGAGGCCGAGCCGGGCGTCAGGATGCTCGCGATCCCGGCGGACGTGCACGAGGACGCGTACAACGGCATCGCCAACTCGGTGCTCTGGTTCGTGAACCACATGCTGTACCAGACCCCGCTGGAGCCGGTCTTCGACGCGGAGTTCCGGCGCCGGTGGGCGTCGTACGAGGCCTACAACCGCGCGTTCGCCCAGGCACTGGCCGCGGAGGCCGCCGAGGGCGCGTCGGTGGTTGTCCAGGACTACCACCTGTGCCTGGTCCCCGGCATGCTGCGCGAACTCCGCCCCGACCTGCGCATCGGCCACTTCTCGCACACGCCGTGGGCACCGGCGGACTACTTCCGGATGCTGCCGTACGACATCTCAGCCCAGCTCCTTCGCGGCATGCTCGGCGCGGACCGCCTCGGTTTCCTCACCCGGCGGTGGGCGGACGCGTTCACCGCCTGCTGTACGGACCTGGTCGGCGGTGTCGGCGACACGCGGATCGGCGTACACGGTCTGGGCGCCGACGCGGACTTCCTGCGCAGGCGCGCGCACGAGCCGGACGTCGAGGAGCGGATGGCCGCCCTGCGCGAGGAGATCGGCGGGGACGGGCACCGGAAGACGATCGTGCGGGTGGACCGTACGGAACTGTCGAAGAACATCGTGCGGGGCCTGCTGGCGTACCGGCAGCTGCTGGAGGACCGCCCGGAGTGGCGGGAGCGGGTGACGCACGTGGCCTTCGCCTACCCCTCCCGCCAGGATCTCGCCGTCTACCGCGACTACACGGCCGAGGTGCAGCGGGTGGCCGACGACATCAACTCGGCTTATGGGACACCGACTTGGACCCCGGTCGTCCTTCACGTCAAGGACGACTTCGCCCGCTCCCTGGCCGCGTACCGACTGGCCGACGTGGCCCTCGTCAACCCCATCCGCGACGGCATGAACCTCGTCGCCAAGGAGATCCCGGTGGTCTCCGACGAGGGGTGCGCGCTGGTGCTGTCGCGGGAGGCGGGGGCGTACGAGGAGCTGGGCGAGGACGCGATCGTGGTGAACCCGTACGACGTCACGCAGACGGCGCGGGCTCTGGAGGAGGCCCTGACCATGAGCGCCGGCGAACGGGCGGAACGCACGAAACGACTGGCCGCGGCGGCGACCGCGCTGCCGCCGGCCCAGTGGTTCCTGGACCAGCTGAACGCGCTCAGCGACTAA
- a CDS encoding ROK family protein, with amino-acid sequence MRHVIALDVGGTAMKAALIGPDGALLHQTRRATGRERGPEAVVEAILDFAADLHAHGIAHLGESAAAAGVSVPGIVDAERGLAVYAANLGWRDVPLRELLTERLGLPVALGHDVRTGGLAEGRIGAGQGADRFFFIALGTGIAGAIGVDGRVEAGAHGFAGEVGHIVVRPGGTPCPCGQRGCLERYASASAVSEAWAEASGTPAADAADCAKAVDSGDPRAREVWRHAVDALADGLVTALTLLDPRTLIIGGGLAEAGDTLFTPLRTAVQERLTFQKLPTIAPAALGDTAGCLGAGLLAWDLLTLTDLTEATP; translated from the coding sequence GTGAGACATGTCATCGCCCTCGACGTGGGCGGCACCGCGATGAAAGCCGCCCTCATCGGGCCGGACGGCGCTCTGCTCCACCAGACGCGCCGGGCGACCGGACGCGAGCGCGGCCCCGAAGCCGTGGTCGAGGCGATCCTCGACTTCGCCGCCGACCTGCACGCGCACGGCATCGCCCACCTGGGCGAGAGCGCAGCCGCCGCCGGAGTCTCCGTGCCCGGCATCGTCGACGCCGAGCGCGGCCTCGCCGTCTACGCGGCCAACCTCGGCTGGCGTGACGTACCCCTGCGAGAGCTGCTCACCGAGCGGCTCGGCCTGCCGGTCGCCCTGGGCCACGACGTCCGGACGGGCGGCCTCGCGGAGGGGCGCATCGGGGCCGGTCAGGGAGCCGACCGCTTCTTCTTCATCGCCCTCGGCACCGGCATCGCGGGCGCGATCGGCGTCGACGGCCGGGTGGAGGCGGGCGCGCACGGTTTCGCCGGCGAGGTCGGCCACATCGTCGTACGGCCCGGCGGCACCCCGTGCCCGTGCGGTCAGCGCGGCTGTCTGGAGCGGTACGCGTCGGCGTCGGCGGTCAGCGAGGCATGGGCCGAGGCCTCCGGCACCCCGGCCGCGGACGCGGCGGACTGCGCCAAGGCCGTCGACTCCGGCGACCCACGCGCCCGCGAGGTCTGGCGGCACGCCGTCGACGCCCTCGCCGACGGCCTGGTCACCGCCCTCACCCTCCTCGACCCCCGCACCCTGATCATCGGCGGCGGCCTGGCGGAAGCGGGCGACACGTTGTTCACACCGCTGCGCACCGCCGTACAAGAACGGCTCACCTTCCAGAAGCTCCCGACCATCGCCCCGGCGGCCCTGGGAGACACAGCAGGCTGCCTGGGAGCAGGCCTCCTCGCCTGGGACCTCCTGACCCTCACCGACCTCACGGAGGCAACGCCCTGA
- a CDS encoding extracellular solute-binding protein → MQRRRTGMIAAVSALGMTAALGGCGGVGSGDVTLKLVAADYGDSDANSSQKYWDKLVGEYEDAHPGVQVDVSVYSWNDVDRKVKEMVAAGDAPDLAQIGAYADYAAKGELYQADDLLSIPTQADFVTQLADAGEVRRTQYGMPFAASTRLLFYNKKLFTEAGLTPPTTWSELAADAAALKEKGVKYPYALPLGPEEAQAETMQWLLSGGEGYTSEVGTYGIDAPQNIRTFTWLKDELVDKGLTGSVAPGKLNRAAAFAAFARGEVGMLNGHPSLMKIAAAKGVDFGMVPMPGRERSTRSAMGVADWMMAFKKNGHRNEVGGFLDFVYEKKNVLAFSREYDLLPVTTSASRTMSAAAEDKDLAPFLDELPTAQLYPVGKTSWAQVNADIKQRIGTAFTANGDPAAVLAELQTQANAAETEEENAQ, encoded by the coding sequence GTGCAACGGCGCAGGACAGGCATGATCGCGGCGGTGTCCGCACTCGGGATGACAGCGGCTCTCGGCGGTTGTGGAGGCGTCGGCTCGGGTGACGTCACCCTGAAGCTGGTCGCCGCCGACTACGGCGACTCCGACGCCAACAGCTCCCAGAAGTACTGGGACAAGCTGGTCGGGGAGTACGAGGACGCCCACCCCGGTGTGCAGGTCGACGTCAGCGTCTACTCCTGGAACGACGTCGACCGCAAGGTCAAGGAGATGGTCGCCGCCGGCGACGCCCCCGACCTGGCGCAGATCGGCGCCTACGCCGACTACGCGGCCAAGGGCGAGCTGTACCAGGCCGACGACCTGCTCTCCATCCCGACGCAGGCCGACTTCGTCACCCAGCTGGCCGACGCCGGAGAGGTCAGGCGCACCCAGTACGGCATGCCCTTCGCCGCCTCCACCCGCCTCCTCTTCTACAACAAGAAGCTCTTCACCGAGGCCGGCCTCACCCCGCCCACCACCTGGAGCGAGCTGGCCGCCGACGCCGCCGCGCTCAAGGAGAAGGGCGTGAAGTACCCGTACGCCCTCCCGCTGGGGCCCGAGGAGGCGCAGGCCGAGACCATGCAGTGGCTGCTCAGCGGCGGCGAGGGCTACACCAGCGAGGTCGGCACCTACGGCATCGACGCCCCGCAGAACATCAGGACGTTCACCTGGCTCAAGGACGAACTCGTCGACAAGGGCCTCACCGGTTCCGTCGCCCCCGGCAAGCTCAACCGGGCCGCCGCGTTCGCCGCCTTCGCGCGCGGAGAGGTCGGCATGCTCAACGGCCACCCCTCGCTGATGAAGATCGCGGCGGCCAAGGGGGTCGACTTCGGGATGGTGCCGATGCCGGGCCGGGAGCGCTCGACGCGGTCCGCGATGGGTGTCGCCGACTGGATGATGGCCTTCAAGAAGAACGGCCACCGCAACGAGGTCGGCGGGTTCCTCGACTTCGTCTACGAGAAGAAGAACGTGCTCGCCTTCTCCCGCGAGTACGACCTCCTGCCGGTCACCACCTCCGCCTCCAGGACGATGTCCGCCGCCGCCGAGGACAAGGATCTCGCCCCCTTCCTGGACGAGCTTCCGACCGCCCAGCTCTATCCGGTCGGCAAGACGTCCTGGGCGCAGGTCAACGCGGACATCAAGCAGCGGATCGGTACGGCGTTCACGGCGAACGGCGACCCGGCTGCGGTCCTCGCCGAGCTGCAGACGCAGGCCAACGCGGCGGAGACCGAGGAGGAGAACGCCCAGTAG
- a CDS encoding DUF3263 domain-containing protein gives MDGEQLGRREQDILALERRGFAGPGAKERAIREELGLVPVRYYQLLNALLDDRRALECDPVTVNRLRRVREARRGER, from the coding sequence ATGGACGGGGAGCAGTTGGGGCGACGGGAACAGGACATTCTCGCGCTGGAGCGTCGGGGGTTCGCGGGGCCGGGTGCGAAGGAGCGGGCGATCCGTGAGGAGCTGGGGTTGGTGCCGGTGCGGTATTACCAGTTGCTGAACGCGTTGCTGGACGATCGGCGGGCGCTGGAGTGTGATCCGGTGACGGTGAACCGGTTGCGGAGGGTGCGGGAGGCTCGGCGGGGGGAGCGTTAG
- the otsB gene encoding trehalose-phosphatase, whose protein sequence is MDLLPTPLTQAGRDGLDAILAEPGGAVVALDFDGTLAPIVADPEQARAHPDTLAALSALAPRVASVAVVTGRPAGVAVRHGGFAGVPGLEHLVVLGHYGTERWDAVTGTVSAPAPHPGVAAVRAELPGFLEGLGAWQGTWIEEKGRAVAVHTRRAADPQAAFEALREPLADLATRHNLIVEPGRLVLELRPPGMDKGVALEEYVRETGATSVLYAGDDLGDLPAFAAVEKLRQNGMPGGIPGLLVCSGNSTEAVTELAERADLVVDGPAGVVGLLAALGQAVVGR, encoded by the coding sequence ATGGACTTGCTTCCCACGCCCCTGACGCAGGCCGGCCGTGACGGGCTGGACGCCATTCTCGCCGAGCCCGGTGGTGCCGTCGTCGCCCTCGACTTCGACGGGACCCTCGCTCCGATCGTGGCCGACCCCGAGCAGGCCCGCGCGCACCCCGACACGCTCGCCGCCCTCTCCGCCCTCGCGCCCCGGGTCGCCTCCGTGGCCGTCGTCACCGGACGCCCCGCCGGTGTCGCGGTCCGGCACGGTGGTTTCGCGGGCGTGCCCGGCCTGGAACACCTCGTCGTCCTCGGCCACTACGGCACCGAACGCTGGGACGCCGTCACCGGCACGGTCAGCGCCCCCGCCCCGCACCCCGGCGTCGCCGCCGTCCGCGCCGAGCTGCCCGGGTTCCTCGAAGGGCTCGGTGCCTGGCAGGGCACCTGGATCGAGGAGAAGGGCCGGGCCGTCGCCGTGCACACGCGGCGCGCCGCTGATCCGCAGGCCGCGTTCGAGGCCCTGCGCGAGCCCCTCGCCGACCTGGCGACCCGTCACAACCTGATCGTCGAACCCGGCCGCCTGGTACTGGAGCTGCGCCCACCCGGCATGGACAAGGGCGTCGCCCTGGAGGAGTACGTCCGCGAGACCGGCGCCACCTCGGTCCTCTACGCCGGCGACGACCTCGGCGACCTCCCGGCGTTCGCGGCGGTGGAGAAGCTCCGCCAGAACGGCATGCCCGGCGGCATCCCCGGCCTCCTGGTCTGCAGCGGCAACAGCACCGAGGCCGTGACGGAGCTGGCGGAACGCGCCGACCTCGTCGTCGACGGTCCCGCAGGCGTCGTAGGGCTGCTGGCCGCCCTCGGGCAGGCCGTCGTCGGCCGTTAG
- a CDS encoding glucosyl-3-phosphoglycerate synthase, whose translation MLEDVERWLSTRSWSARDRPLKKLIAAKRSSNATVSVVLPALNEEETVGEIVAVIRRDLMLKVPLVDEIVVIDSGSTDRTSEVAAAAGARVVHRDDILPRIPAVPGKGEVLWRSLLVTSGDIVCFVDADLKEFSSDFVSGIVGPLLTDPGVDLVKAMYDRPLGQAAGQGGRVTELMARPLLNMHWPQLAGFVQPLGGEYAARRSLLEQLPFPVGYGVELGMLIDALHLVGLDALAQVDVGVRKHRHQDGQALGRMSAAIYRTAQLRLARGHLIRPSLTQFERGEDGFEPRTYSVDTEERPPMAEIAEYARRKAA comes from the coding sequence GTGCTGGAAGACGTCGAGCGCTGGCTGAGCACGCGCTCCTGGTCCGCCCGCGACCGCCCGCTCAAGAAGCTGATCGCCGCGAAGCGTTCCTCGAACGCCACGGTGAGTGTCGTCCTGCCCGCGCTCAACGAGGAGGAGACCGTCGGCGAGATCGTCGCCGTCATCCGCCGTGACCTGATGCTGAAGGTCCCGCTCGTCGACGAGATCGTGGTCATCGACTCCGGATCGACCGACCGTACCTCCGAGGTGGCCGCCGCGGCGGGCGCCCGGGTCGTCCACCGCGACGACATCCTGCCGCGCATCCCGGCCGTGCCGGGCAAGGGCGAGGTGTTGTGGCGCTCCCTCCTGGTCACCAGCGGGGACATCGTCTGCTTCGTCGACGCGGACCTGAAGGAGTTCTCGTCGGACTTCGTCTCCGGGATCGTGGGCCCCCTGCTCACGGACCCGGGTGTAGACCTCGTCAAGGCGATGTACGACCGCCCGCTCGGTCAGGCCGCCGGCCAGGGCGGCCGGGTCACCGAGCTGATGGCGCGCCCCCTGCTCAACATGCACTGGCCGCAGCTGGCCGGCTTCGTCCAGCCGCTCGGCGGCGAGTACGCGGCCCGCCGCTCGCTCCTCGAACAGCTCCCGTTCCCCGTCGGCTACGGCGTGGAGCTGGGCATGCTGATCGACGCCCTGCACCTGGTGGGCCTGGACGCGCTGGCGCAGGTCGACGTGGGTGTGCGAAAGCACCGCCACCAGGACGGCCAGGCCCTGGGCCGGATGTCCGCCGCGATCTACCGCACCGCGCAGCTCCGGCTGGCCCGGGGCCATCTGATCCGCCCCTCGCTCACCCAGTTCGAGCGCGGAGAGGACGGTTTCGAGCCCCGGACGTACTCGGTGGACACGGAGGAACGCCCGCCCATGGCGGAGATCGCGGAGTACGCGAGGAGAAAGGCCGCCTAG
- the groL gene encoding chaperonin GroEL (60 kDa chaperone family; promotes refolding of misfolded polypeptides especially under stressful conditions; forms two stacked rings of heptamers to form a barrel-shaped 14mer; ends can be capped by GroES; misfolded proteins enter the barrel where they are refolded when GroES binds) gives MAKIIAFNEEARRGLERGMNQLADAVKVTLGPKGRNVVLEKKWGAPTITNDGVSIAKEIELEDPYEKIGAELVKEVAKKTDDVAGDGTTTATVLAQALVREGLRNVAAGANPMALKRGIEKAVEAVSAQLLEQAKDVETKEQIASTASISAADTQIGELIAEAMDKVGKEGVITVEESQTFGLELELTEGMRFDKGYISAYFATDMERMEASLEDPYILIANSKISSVKDLLPLLEKVMQSGKPLLIIAEDVEGEALSTLVVNKIRGTFKSVAVKAPGFGDRRKAMLNDIAILTGGEVISEEVGLKLENTSLDLLGRARKVVITKDETTIVDGGGSADQVAGRVNQIRAEIENSDSDYDREKLQERLAKLAGGVAVIKAGAATEVELKERKHRIEDAVRNAKAAVEEGIVAGGGVALLQASSVFEKLDLTGDEATGANAVRLALEAPLKQIAVNGGLEGGVIVEKVRNLPVGHGLNAATGEYVDMIAEGIIDPAKVTRSALQNAASIAALFLTTEAVIADKPEKAGAGAGAGGGMPGGDMDF, from the coding sequence ATGGCCAAGATCATCGCGTTCAACGAGGAGGCACGGCGCGGTCTCGAGCGCGGGATGAACCAGCTCGCAGACGCCGTCAAGGTCACCCTCGGCCCCAAGGGCCGGAACGTCGTCCTCGAGAAGAAGTGGGGCGCCCCCACGATCACCAACGATGGTGTTTCCATCGCCAAGGAGATCGAGCTCGAGGACCCGTACGAAAAGATCGGCGCCGAGCTGGTCAAGGAAGTCGCGAAGAAGACGGACGACGTAGCCGGTGACGGCACGACGACCGCGACCGTCCTGGCCCAGGCGCTGGTCCGCGAAGGCCTGCGCAACGTGGCCGCGGGTGCGAACCCGATGGCCCTGAAGCGCGGCATCGAGAAGGCCGTCGAGGCCGTCTCCGCCCAGCTGCTTGAGCAGGCCAAGGACGTGGAGACCAAGGAGCAGATCGCTTCGACCGCCTCCATCTCCGCCGCCGACACGCAGATCGGCGAGCTCATCGCCGAGGCGATGGACAAGGTCGGCAAGGAAGGCGTCATCACCGTCGAGGAGTCCCAGACCTTCGGTCTGGAGCTGGAACTCACCGAGGGTATGCGCTTCGACAAGGGCTACATCTCGGCGTACTTCGCGACCGACATGGAGCGCATGGAGGCGTCGCTCGAGGACCCCTACATCCTCATCGCCAACTCCAAGATCTCCTCGGTCAAGGACCTGCTCCCGCTCCTGGAGAAGGTCATGCAGTCGGGCAAGCCGCTGCTGATCATCGCCGAGGACGTGGAGGGCGAGGCCCTCTCGACCCTGGTCGTCAACAAGATCCGCGGGACCTTCAAGTCCGTCGCGGTCAAGGCCCCGGGCTTCGGTGACCGCCGTAAGGCGATGCTGAACGACATCGCGATCCTCACGGGTGGCGAGGTCATCTCCGAGGAGGTCGGTCTCAAGCTCGAGAACACCTCCCTGGACCTCCTGGGCCGTGCGCGCAAGGTCGTCATCACCAAGGACGAGACCACGATCGTCGACGGCGGCGGCTCCGCCGACCAGGTCGCCGGCCGGGTCAACCAGATCCGCGCCGAGATCGAGAACTCGGACAGCGACTACGACCGCGAGAAGCTGCAGGAGCGCCTGGCGAAGCTCGCCGGCGGTGTTGCGGTCATCAAGGCCGGTGCCGCGACCGAGGTCGAGCTCAAGGAGCGCAAGCACCGCATCGAGGACGCCGTTCGCAACGCGAAGGCGGCCGTCGAGGAGGGCATCGTCGCCGGTGGTGGCGTGGCCCTGCTGCAGGCCTCCTCGGTCTTCGAGAAGCTGGACCTGACGGGTGACGAGGCGACCGGCGCGAACGCCGTCCGTCTCGCCCTGGAAGCCCCGCTCAAGCAGATCGCCGTCAACGGTGGCCTTGAGGGCGGCGTCATCGTCGAGAAGGTGCGCAACCTTCCCGTCGGCCACGGCCTCAACGCCGCGACCGGTGAGTACGTCGACATGATCGCCGAGGGCATCATCGACCCGGCGAAGGTGACGCGCTCCGCGCTGCAGAACGCCGCGTCGATCGCCGCGCTGTTCCTCACCACCGAGGCCGTCATCGCCGACAAGCCGGAGAAGGCGGGCGCCGGCGCCGGCGCCGGTGGCGGCATGCCGGGCGGTGACATGGACTTCTGA
- a CDS encoding NADH:flavin oxidoreductase, with amino-acid sequence MTAPAQTSRAAQILSRPVTLNGLTVPNRIVMAPMTRQFSPGGVPGDDVASYYSRRAGAGVGLIVTEGTYVGHDSAGDSDSVPRFHGEEQLAGWAKVADAVHAAGGKIVPQLWHIGMVREAGQPPFADAPPVGPSGLRLDGTAGGGKEMTQEDLDDVIDAFVQAAVSAERIGFDGVELHGAHGYLLDQFLWAGTNRRTDGYGGDLVARTKFATEIVAAVREAVSTSFPIIFRYSQWKGGAFDARLAETPEELESILTPLAAAGVDAFHASTRRYWLPEFDGSDLNLAGWTKKLTGKPTITVGSVGLDGDFIRGFSGEGAPLKSIDDLLDRLENEEFDLVAVGRALLQDPEWAAKVLEDRTAELTAYDASALGSLS; translated from the coding sequence GTGACAGCCCCCGCACAGACCTCCCGCGCGGCCCAGATCCTCTCCCGGCCCGTCACGCTGAACGGCCTGACCGTGCCGAACCGGATCGTGATGGCGCCGATGACGCGCCAGTTCTCGCCCGGTGGTGTCCCCGGCGACGACGTCGCCTCGTACTACTCGCGCCGCGCGGGCGCCGGGGTCGGTCTGATCGTCACGGAGGGCACCTACGTCGGGCACGACTCCGCCGGTGACAGTGACAGCGTCCCCCGTTTCCACGGTGAAGAGCAGCTCGCCGGGTGGGCCAAGGTCGCCGACGCCGTGCACGCGGCCGGCGGGAAGATCGTGCCGCAGCTGTGGCACATCGGCATGGTCAGGGAGGCCGGGCAGCCCCCGTTCGCCGACGCCCCGCCGGTCGGCCCGTCCGGTCTGCGGCTGGACGGCACCGCCGGTGGTGGCAAGGAGATGACGCAGGAGGACCTGGACGACGTCATCGACGCGTTCGTCCAGGCCGCGGTGTCCGCCGAGCGCATCGGCTTCGACGGGGTCGAGCTGCACGGCGCCCACGGCTACCTGCTCGACCAGTTCCTGTGGGCCGGCACCAACCGCCGTACGGACGGGTACGGGGGTGACCTGGTCGCCCGTACGAAGTTCGCGACGGAGATCGTGGCCGCCGTACGCGAGGCCGTGTCCACGTCGTTCCCCATCATCTTCCGGTACTCGCAGTGGAAGGGTGGTGCCTTCGACGCCCGCCTCGCCGAGACCCCCGAGGAGCTGGAGTCGATCCTGACCCCGCTCGCCGCCGCCGGTGTCGACGCCTTCCACGCCTCCACGCGCCGCTACTGGCTCCCGGAGTTCGACGGCTCGGACCTCAACCTGGCCGGCTGGACGAAGAAGCTCACCGGCAAGCCCACCATCACGGTCGGCTCGGTGGGCCTGGACGGCGACTTCATCCGGGGCTTCTCGGGCGAGGGCGCACCGCTGAAGAGCATCGACGACCTCCTGGACCGCCTGGAGAACGAGGAGTTCGACCTCGTGGCCGTGGGCCGCGCGCTGCTCCAGGACCCGGAGTGGGCGGCGAAGGTCCTGGAGGACAGGACGGCCGAGCTGACGGCCTACGACGCGTCTGCGCTGGGGTCGTTGAGCTGA
- a CDS encoding cold-shock protein has protein sequence MAQGTVKWFNAEKGYGFIAVDGGADVFVHYSAIQMDGYRTLEEGQRVDFEISQGQKGPQADMVRLATT, from the coding sequence ATGGCTCAGGGCACCGTCAAGTGGTTCAACGCGGAGAAGGGGTACGGCTTCATCGCGGTCGACGGTGGTGCGGATGTTTTCGTCCACTACAGCGCGATTCAGATGGACGGCTACCGCACCCTCGAGGAAGGTCAGCGGGTCGATTTCGAGATCTCGCAGGGCCAGAAGGGGCCGCAGGCGGACATGGTCCGTCTGGCGACCACCTGA
- the thrC gene encoding threonine synthase produces MAAQTAESTTSGSVTSAVPPVDLGPAAALSCRECGHRVPLGPVFACEECFGPLEIAYDFSSYDTEELRKRIEAGPANIWRYAPLLPVPANVAEKPNINPGWTKLVQADNLARELGVDAGKLFVKDDSGNPTHSFKDRVVAQALEAARAFGFTTLSCSSTGNLAGAVGAAAARAGLRSCVFIPHDLEQGKVVMAAVYGGELIGIEGNYDDVNRFCSELIGDPAGEGWGFVNVNLRPYYAEGSKTLAYEICEQLGWQLPDQLVVPIASGSQLTKIDKGLQELIKLGLVADKPYKIFGAQAEGCSPVSVAYKAGQDVVRPQKPNTIAKSLAIGNPADGPYVLDIARRTGGAVEDVNDEQVVDAIRLLARTEGIFAETAGGVTVGVAKKLIENGLLDPTLTTVVLNTGDGLKTLDAVADTGLTATIRPSLESFHAAGLA; encoded by the coding sequence ATGGCTGCGCAAACTGCCGAGAGCACCACGTCCGGCTCCGTCACCTCCGCCGTCCCCCCTGTTGATCTCGGCCCCGCCGCCGCACTCTCCTGCCGCGAATGCGGCCACCGCGTGCCCCTCGGTCCGGTGTTCGCCTGCGAGGAGTGTTTCGGCCCGCTGGAGATCGCCTACGACTTCTCCTCGTACGACACCGAGGAACTCCGTAAGCGCATCGAAGCGGGACCCGCGAACATCTGGCGTTACGCACCCCTCCTGCCCGTTCCCGCGAACGTCGCCGAGAAGCCGAACATCAACCCCGGCTGGACCAAGCTCGTCCAGGCCGACAATCTCGCCCGCGAGCTGGGCGTCGACGCCGGCAAGCTCTTCGTCAAGGACGACTCCGGCAACCCGACGCACTCCTTCAAGGACCGGGTCGTCGCCCAGGCCCTGGAGGCCGCCCGCGCCTTCGGCTTCACCACCCTCTCCTGCTCCTCCACGGGCAACCTGGCCGGTGCCGTCGGCGCCGCCGCCGCCCGGGCGGGCCTGCGCTCCTGCGTGTTCATCCCGCACGACCTGGAGCAGGGCAAGGTCGTCATGGCCGCGGTGTACGGCGGCGAGCTCATCGGTATCGAGGGCAACTACGACGATGTGAACCGCTTCTGCTCCGAGCTGATCGGCGACCCGGCCGGCGAGGGCTGGGGCTTCGTCAACGTCAACCTGCGCCCGTACTACGCGGAGGGCAGCAAGACCCTGGCGTACGAGATCTGCGAGCAGCTCGGCTGGCAGCTGCCGGACCAGCTCGTGGTGCCCATCGCGTCCGGGTCGCAGCTCACGAAGATCGACAAGGGGCTGCAGGAGCTGATCAAGCTCGGGCTGGTCGCCGACAAGCCGTACAAGATCTTCGGCGCCCAGGCGGAGGGCTGCTCGCCGGTGTCCGTGGCCTACAAGGCCGGGCAGGACGTCGTACGGCCGCAGAAGCCGAACACCATCGCCAAGTCGCTGGCGATCGGCAACCCGGCGGACGGGCCGTACGTGCTGGATATCGCGCGGCGGACCGGGGGAGCGGTGGAGGACGTGAACGACGAGCAGGTGGTCGACGCGATTCGGCTGCTCGCGCGTACGGAGGGGATCTTCGCGGAGACCGCCGGTGGTGTGACCGTGGGTGTCGCCAAGAAGCTGATCGAGAACGGGCTGCTGGACCCGACGCTGACGACTGTCGTCCTGAACACCGGGGACGGTCTCAAGACGCTGGACGCGGTGGCGGACACGGGGCTCACCGCGACCATTCGGCCCAGCCTTGAGTCGTTCCATGCGGCCGGACTCGCGTAG
- a CDS encoding MoaD/ThiS family protein produces the protein MSVSVRIPTILRTYTGGQAEVAAEGGTLGEVIADLEKNHTGIAARVLDDQGKLRRFVNVYVNDDDVRFEQGLETATPDGAGVSIIPAVAGG, from the coding sequence GTGAGCGTTTCCGTCCGTATCCCCACCATCCTGCGTACCTATACCGGCGGTCAGGCCGAGGTGGCTGCCGAGGGTGGGACCCTTGGTGAGGTCATCGCCGATCTGGAGAAGAACCACACGGGGATCGCCGCCCGTGTGCTCGACGACCAGGGCAAGCTGCGTCGCTTCGTCAACGTGTACGTCAACGACGACGACGTCCGCTTCGAGCAGGGGCTGGAGACGGCGACGCCGGACGGTGCCGGTGTGTCGATCATTCCCGCGGTCGCGGGCGGCTGA